In Humulus lupulus chromosome 6, drHumLupu1.1, whole genome shotgun sequence, a single genomic region encodes these proteins:
- the LOC133784243 gene encoding uncharacterized protein LOC133784243, producing MSSTSRAWIAAASIGVVEALKDQGVCRWNSALRSIQHHTKANLRAYSQAKKIPAQYSNNKFKDEKWKQSEESLRTVMYLSCWGPNN from the coding sequence ATGAGTTCAACAAGCAGAGCCTGGATTGCTGCAGCAAGTATTGGAGTAGTGGAAGCTTTGAAAGACCAAGGTGTCTGTAGATGGAATTCTGCTTTGAGATCCATACAACATCACACAAAGGCCAATCTCAGAGCCTATTCTCAGGCCAAGAAAATCCCAGCTCAGTATTCTAATAACAAGTTCAAAGATGAAAAATGGAAGCAATCTGAGGAATCTCTTAGAACTGTCATGTACTTGAGCTGTTGGGGTCCCAATAACTGA